A genomic stretch from Coffea arabica cultivar ET-39 chromosome 10c, Coffea Arabica ET-39 HiFi, whole genome shotgun sequence includes:
- the LOC113714325 gene encoding protein NODULATION SIGNALING PATHWAY 2-like, with translation MAVVFRNTMMDVDFPCYSTTTTTTATTTATTTTTTTATSSDDNCCDWNDWSSVVDWDEISCDGDHMTKDDGFHDLLETMTDENVTVQHPSWSLPDRRSSTVSPETVMMDSEDDGGEDFKGLRLVHLLMAAAEALTGVNKSRELARVILVRLKELVSPNDGSNMERLAAYFTEALHGLLEGAGGAAAGVYGKHFSGHHGPHLKDDHHHQTDVLAAFQLLQDMSPYVKFGHFTANQAILEAVVHDRRVHIVDYDIMEGIQWASLMQALVSRKDGPSTHLRITALSRGGSARRSFTTIQETGRRLSAFAASIGQPFSFHQCRLDSDEAFRPSSLKLVRGEALIINCMLHLPHFSCRASESIASFLSGAKTLNPRLITLVEEEAGPIANEGFVGKFIDSLHHYSAIYDSLEAGFPLQGRARVLVERVFLGPRIAGSIARIYRAQGDAEGGSWGEWLASMGFRPISVSFANHCQAKLLVGLFNDGYRVEELACNKLVLGWKSRRLLSASVWTPPDNDMQVKQ, from the coding sequence ATGGCAGTGGTTTTTAGGAACACCATGATGGACGTTGATTTTCCTTGTTAtagcaccaccaccaccaccaccgccaccacGACGGCAACTACTACAACCACCACTACCGCCACCTCTAGTGATGACAATTGTTGCGACTGGAATGACTGGTCCTCAGTTGTCGACTGGGATGAAATCTCCTGTGATGGTGATCACATGACGAAAGACGATggttttcatgacttgttggaAACCATGACTGATGAAAACGTCACCGTCCAGCACCCTTCCTGGTCCCTCCCTGACAGGCGGAGCTCAACCGTCTCCCCGGAAACCGTCATGATGGACTCGGAAGATGACGGTGGAGAGGATTTTAAAGGGCTCCGCCTTGTTCACCTGCTGATGGCAGCTGCCGAGGCGCTGACCGGTGTCAACAAGAGCCGTGAGTTGGCGAGGGTGATATTGGTTCGGCTCAAGGAGTTGGTTTCTCCAAACGATGGCTCTAATATGGAGAGATTGGCCGCCTATTTCACTGAAGCCTTGCACGGCTTGCTTGAAGGTGCTGGAGGGGCAGCAGCAGGGGTGTACGGTAAGCATTTTTCGGGTCATCATGGGCCTCACTTGAAGGATGATCATCACCATCAGACGGATGTCCTTGCAGCATTTCAGCTGTTGCAGGACATGTCACCTTATGTTAAGTTTGGCCACTTCACAGCTAATCAAGCAATATTGGAGGCTGTTGTCCATGATAGAAGAGTCCACATTGTGGACTATGACATTATGGAGGGAATCCAATGGGCCTCACTAATGCAGGCCCTAGTGTCCCGAAAAGATGGCCCATCAACCCATCTCAGGATCACTGCCTTATCTAGGGGTGGGAGTGCCCGCCGGTCATTCACGACCATCCAAGAGACCGGTCGACGGTTGTCGGCATTTGCGGCATCCATCGGTCAACCGTTTTCATTCCATCAATGTAGGTTGGATTCAGATGAAGCATTCCGACCATCTTCTTTGAAATTAGTTCGAGGAGAAGCACTAATTATAAATTGTATGTTACATTTGCCACATTTTAGCTGCCGAGCTTCAGAATCGATTGCTTCATTTTTATCCGGAGCCAAAACGCTAAACCCGAGATTAATTACTTTAGTTGAAGAGGAGGCAGGCCCCATTGCAAACGAAGGGTTCGTTGGCAAATTCATTGACTCATTGCATCATTACTCTGCAATTTATGATTCGCTTGAGGCAGGATTTCCACTGCAGGGCCGGGCTCGGGTGCTTGTGGAGCGTGTATTCTTGGGCCCCCGAATTGCCGGATCAATAGCCCGCATCTATCGGGCCCAAGGTGACGCGGAAGGGGGATCTTGGGGGGAGTGGTTGGCGAGCATGGGATTCCGTCCAATTAGCGTTAGCTTTGCTAATCATTGTCAAGCAAAATTGTTGGTGGGGCTTTTCAATGATGGGTATAGGGTCGAGGAGCTGGCCTGCAATAAACTTGTACTAGGATGGAAATCCAGACGCCTTCTCTCTGCTTCCGTTTGGACACCCCCAGATAATGATATGCaagtaaaacaataa
- the LOC140015957 gene encoding uncharacterized protein: protein MSILDSTSTNQLVRGTDKEASKASDWLRICAGVVATGILSVWSVEGIMDSIEEVLRKFKLSEEERVGVCLEEEVVAQSVRECKLSLIGKVWGDKLANIGGIRSFVRVMWPQVRNLRVVEIGRNLFQFLFEKEKDMDMVLNKRPWIYDGQPLILLKWRASLEEDGEALSKTLIWIQLWNVPIHWITKDVGKKIGSIFAIPQGGGKEGKHLKILAEIDLSVPLPRGFMVKSNGVVKWIEFKYEKCPDFCFCCGMVGHSERICGRKGLAKDREPQYGNWLRASYPRSPNRRSRSESEFRGADREESQAQTMSEENAKDKKLLLTYTAAFHEGEGWGLTLRER from the exons ATGTCCATACTTGATTCCACATCGACT AATCAGCTGGTGCGGGGAACTGATAAGGAGGCATCGAAGGCCTCGGACTGGCTTCGGATCTGTGCTGGAGTGGTAGCTACTGGAATCCTCAGTGTGTGGTCTGTGGAAGGTATCATGGACAGTATAGAGGAAGTTTTGAGGAAATTCAAGTTATCAGAAGAGGAAAGAGTGGGAGTCTGTttggaggaggaggtggtggctCAGAGTGTTAGGGAGTGCAAACTAAGTTTGATTGGAAAGGTTTGGGGAGATAAACTGGCTAATATTGGCGGTATTAGgagttttgtgagggttatgTGGCCTCAGGTGAGGAACCTGCGAGTGGTAGAGATTGGCCGCAACTTGTTTCAGTTCCTGTTtgagaaagaaaaggatatGGATATGGTTCTAAATAAGAGACCGTGGATCTATGATGGTCAACCTCTGATTCTTTTGAAGTGGAGAGCTAGCTTGGAAGAGGATGGGGAGGCATTGAGTAAAACTTTGATATGGATTCAGCTCTGGAATGTTCCAATTCATTGGATCACCAAGGATGTAGGCAAGAAAATAGGAAGCATTTTCGCCATCCCTCAGGGAGGGGGGAAAGAAGGTAAACATCTAAAAATCCTTGCCGAGATCGATCTGTCTGTTCCTTTACCAAGGGGTTTTATGGTTAAGAGTAATGGAGTGGTGAAGTGGATAgaatttaaatatgaaaaatgtcCTGATTTCTGTTTTTGTTGTGGTATGGTTGGGCATAGTGAGAGGATCTGTGGGAGGAAAGGGTTGGCTAAGGACAGGGAACCTCAGTATGGGAATTGGTTGAGAGCTAGCTATCCTAGAAGTCCAAATAGGAGAAGCAGGAGTGAGAGTGAATTTAGGGGGGCTGACAGGGAGGAATCTCAAGCTCAGACTATGAGTGAGGAAAATGCTAAGGACAAAAAATTGTTGTTAACATATACAGCAGCATTTCATGAGGGGGAGGGGTGGGGTCTAACTCTGAGGGAGAGGTGA